A window of Gallus gallus isolate bGalGal1 chromosome 3, bGalGal1.mat.broiler.GRCg7b, whole genome shotgun sequence genomic DNA:
TAGTCCTGCTGAGTACGtctcccagagctgcacagagctgttgaGCATAATGTGCCCCCAGTACACTGGCATTGTGATTCCAGCCAATGTTCCACATAAAGCACAGGTGAGACTTCGATAGGTCAGTGTTGAAGcgcagagctgctcctccacTTCCCAAAAACTGGAAACCATGGCATGGAGTGTTTGGAGAGGAACTTCTCTGCCCACATCTGGTAAATGAAGCTGAAATGAGCTGTCTGTCACTGGCAACTTGGTGTCTGTGCAGGCAGATGGACCTCTGGCAGGAGTCGTTTGTTGAGTGACTGCTGAAACCATCAGTATTGGTGTCTCCTGTAGTTTCTTCCTGTCATCTTCCATCCCTTACTACTCCTGGagaagcagaggctgagcaCTGCTAAAATACTCTTAAAATTGAATTGCATTTGGTATACGTTCTTTCCTGTCCAAAATATTAAGCATTTGTACGTCCTTCTACCTTTTAATTGGTGGTTTTGTTGAAAAAGATCTGAAAGAGCTGTAACTGtaatttcccttcctttcattGCTGATTCAATTGGAAGTTGTTGAAACTTGCTAATGAAGTAATTAACAATACAGAAACCCAGGGAAGTGTGATAGCATGCTGAACAAAGTAAAAGGTGAAACTCAGGACCTGAAAAGTAGTAGCTTCTGAGTGGCTTTCCTGCCAGTGCACCTCAGACATGTGGCGTTACTCTACTGATTTTTCAACTTTATTCATCAATGAGACCAATGTTTGTCATATTTAAGTTACGTATGAAAAAGtgggtattttatttttttagggttttttgctttgttttaaaaaactTGATACATGTAGCATTGGATCAAGGCACATACAAGACTGGCCAAAGGGCGTACAATGCACTTTGGTTTTCAGTTGAAAAGACAAATGATTATGGCAACTAAGTGTGGCTTGGGGTTTAAACATGAAATAGCGTGTAGTtcagcaggaaggcagaaagaaacGTTACTTTACAGATTTAGCAAGGAATTTCTGGAAAACTGTGACAGTAATGGGCAGTATTCCTGACTGTAATGGCAGTATGGTTAACGCATACCTACAGAATGTTCGAGTACATGCTTTACAATAGCTGAATTCCCCAATTTTCTTTTGACCTGGGTGACTAAAATTTATGAGACGCTGCTTGCATTGCCTGCTTTTcatcctgtttgttttccttatgaAACTGTACTTCTAGCCCTTCTGCTGAAGAACAGTTGCTCAGTGTTCTCCCTGTCCCCCTGCCACTGCCTTCCAAATGTCTGTGGCCATCCATCACCATTTTCTCTCTAACAAACAGACCACTGGTGTTGATAACTAGAAATCTACTGTTACACCCTATCTAGCCCTTGGTTACTGGAGCCTAGCGCATTTCTTTAGAATTCCTTGTTAGGAATTTTGTTATGCTTTCTTCCAAGggtcagtttttttctttttacacgTGCCAACAGTTTCAGTCTCATGCACGTAATCgatttgattattttctttttagattggATTTCACCATtgttggatggatggatgtaTCCAGACAGCTGATATTGCCCATTACTACACGCATTTTTGTTTATTGAATATTGTTGTGGTTTACAGATTTAATAGACCCAACATTTAAGTTCTGTGAGTTTTTGCAACCGCTTCTTGATCTTCCTGATTTGCCAGgtttaacattattttattaataccAAAGTGAAAAATGGCCTGTGCTTACACTTACAAGGATCTCAGATGAATGTTCTGACTGCTCAACACGGCAAGAAAATTCACTTTCACAGTCAACAAGTCATCTTACTCAGTAGAACACAAAAGTTAAATGGTCTGTAACTTCAATATTAGCAAGGAAAATACAGTACAAATTActaaaaaatactaaaatatagAATTGTGGTCAGGTATCCCCACTACATTAATCGCAGCAGTAGCCTGAAATTTGaaacttttaataaaaagttcttaaatataaattatatgGCAAATGTACAGTACATTGCTTTGTCAGTCTTTAATCCAGTGTTTTGCAGTAGAACAGCAACCGTTAAAAGTcagtcttttctcattttttttttttttaaaaaaaaccaaacaacaaaccaaccaaaaccaaaccagtcTTTCATGTCCTTCAGTATCATGAGTGTGAATGATCTGAATCTGGAATACCACTGTCTCTGTAGCTCCTGTTACTACTGCTTTCACTGTGGCTGTTCTTATACAGATTCATGCCATTAGGGGGGAAAATGGTGTGTATTACAAACTCCTCCTTGGACACCTGGTCGTTAGTGATGGGTATCATCTGAAAAGAAGTCTCCCTGATTTCTAGGATGGAGTTGTCCTTCTTGGTACCCGCCTCAGCATAGTCGTCCTTCCTCCTGCGCCCCTTGCTGTAGGCGCAGTGCCGGGAGAAGAGGGCCCCATTCCTGTGGACGTACCAGCACACCAgggccagcagtgccagggccacCAGTGCCACCGCGCCACCGATGATGGCGGCCAGAGGCACGCTGGAGTTCTTGTAGGGCTCCTTTTCCTGCTCCCGGTTGAGTGTGGTTGTCGGGTTGTACATCTTGAGGGGAGCTGTCTCGGTCTCGATGCATTCAGGTGTCTCGTCAGAGAGATAGATGTTGCTGGTTTCCATGGGGACCATGCACACGCGGTATGGCGACTCTGGTTCGAGTGCTGTAAGCAGGTAGTCACTCCTGTCCCCTGTTACGATGGTTTCAGTTATAGATCCAAAGGCAGGGCTGTGGCCCATCTTGAGCCAGCTGAGCCGTAAGGCTGTCATTGGCAGCGCAACTTTCCAGGAGATGTGGATGGTCTCTGTGCTCACCGATTTCACAAATATTGTAATGATCTTGCGTACTGGGCTGGCCGTGGTTCTGTAGTTCTTGTTTAGGTTGGGGGTCTTGATGTCTGGTTGTTTGGTCACAGAAACCGGCCAGTGTCCCTGGGCCGGGTACAGCGTGTTGGGTACCGCAGTAGTGATCTGGATGGTGCTCATGTCATCCTTACAATCGAACAGTTCCGCGTTCAGGTCTTTGATAGCCATTCCGCGCACTTTTTCCGGCGCCTGGCACATCAGCCCACGTACGTTCACTTTCAAAGGCAATGACTGTAACCAGTCACGGACCCACTTCATTTTGCACCCACAGTGCCAAGGGTTGTTGCGAAGAAACAGCTGAGTTATGTTGTCCAGGTCATCAAAGACACCCTGAGGTAAATTGCTGAGATTGTTATTGGACATATCTAGTCGATACAACTGCCTTAAGTAAGAGAAAGCATTGGGTGGCACGTGATTGATATGGTTTTCTTGCAGATAAAGCTTCCTTAGGTTTGTTCCTGGCAAATTTACTGGTGCGGCTGTAAGTGAATTGCGAACCAATGACAGTTCTGTAAGATTGACTAGATTCATAAAGACCTTGTCTCCTAATCCGTGGTTATTTAGAAGATTTCCATCTAGAACAAGGCGTTTTAGATTTGTAAGGTCTTGAAGGGACAGCTCTGAAATCGTGGAAATACGATTATCATCCAAGCGTAGCTCTTCTATTGTTTTAGGCAAACCCCAGGGAATGGTGCTAAGGTGATTTcgagagagaaaaagaagtctgagaTAGATGTTGTCCCTGAAAGCTCCATCTTCAATGCTAACAGCGGAAACAGAATTATCATCCAAATGCAGTTCTTCCAGATAAGGAATTTGTGAAAGTGAATCGTAAGTGATGGTCCTTATATTATTCTCCTGCAAATGCAGTTCTTTGACGTACTTAGGGAGGTTAGTGGGGAATTCATCTAGGCTGTTGTGGTATAAAAATATTCTCTCCACCCTACGCAAGTTCTTCAGTTCGGACGGAATCCCagcattatttatttgattGTTCTGAAGGAAGAGGTTAGTAGCATCCTCTGGGATTCCTGTAGGAATAGATGTCAAATCGCGATCATTACAATATATGAAACCCACATCACAGCGACATACTGATGGGCACGGTTTGGCAGCGACAGAATAAGGTGCCATGTCAAGTAACAGCCCTATTTTAGTCCAAATTAGGAAGACGCTCCAGGGTACAGTAATCATGGTCAGGAATGATGAGATCTGTATACAGTTCTGATCTTCAaaatctaaaaacaaacaaacaaacaaaattatcCAGATCAGTGAAGAAACTGCAATGAAAATTCAACTTCAGCATTACAGAAGACGTCTGACATacaaatattaaacaaaaattcAAGTTTGTAGACATTCTACTTTTTCTACATACGCCAGTAACAATACTTCTGCTTTTACTAATTCAATTAAATTAACAGACTATTCTGAATAGTAATTGAAAGTAATATAATCAGGCATGTCTGATCTGTGAATGGTTTTGTTTAAACAAGAAGGCTCCTTCTGAGGATTCCTCCCCATTTCACATATAGAGGCAATCTTTGTTCGCAGATACCAGATAAGTACACAGCTGAAGTCAAACCAGAGTTCAAGTAAATCATTCTATATCTGAAAGATAAGAAGTAATTCCTAAGCCAGCTAACTACCTAGAAGCCCTTAAGTGAACTATAAAACCCTTACCAAACCCAGAAGTTCGGTGGTAGCTATTCTGGAGGTTCAAGAAAGTCCTAGTGGCACAGCACAAAATGCAGCCGAGAACAAAGCCCAGCTAAAGACATTTTTGGGGGTTTTTCTAGGAACTTAACACCACACGGTGAGTTTTACAAATACTGCAGCTtactcttcttgtttttcaagcTGGAATGTTTAGAAAAGGTGAATATAACAATTGGTGTGCAGCTTACAAACCAACAGAGCTGTCAGAGCTGTGGCTTTCTAGTTGACTGGATGGAATAGTTCATTACATGCTTAATTTCATGTTTAAATATTTGTCATTCTCAAAAGTCTTCTTGCTAAGCAGTACACTAATAAGAGACTATTTGGCAGGTTTAACCACGTTTTCACATCTTATTAGTTCATACTGTGCAGGGTGGGATAATATAAATTAACTCTTGAGACTGAAATTGTACTTTGCACTGGTAGCGTGTTTGTACACTGAGCTCAGGTAATTAGCATTTTTATAGCTTTTAAGACAACATAATTCAATTACCATTGTAATTAGGGTGGTGAAAACTTCTGTGAGATGCCCTATGCATTAAGCAGTGCCATGACCCTTTCTCATGTGGGTTCATATATTAACTGAACTTTATTCTCGGAggcatgaaaagcaaaataaattaatattgatCCTACCGTATTTAAAGGTAAGAGTAAATTTTGTGCTTGAGGATATCCAGCAAACAAATTCCTCTCTTGCTCTTATACTTCACTCCATGGATGGCTTCTCCCTCGGCTGCCCCTTCCTGGTGGTGCTCTCTTCCAGGCACTATGCTCTGGGGGCAACCCAACAAAGCTTTACCATGGTACGTAAGCACACCGGCCAAGGAGCAGAAAAGCTTCaacttccttctgtttctgttctcatGTAAAGTCTGTGAATGGAGAGCCtcttttgtttggtttaatGCCTTTAACAAGAATTACTTTCTTTGTAACTTGTACAAGCTCTTTTGTGGGATGCTGTAGTtgggaggttggagcttgagCGCCGCGTGATGGAAACTATTCATTATGCTGGGGCCTGAACAAGGATCGCCTCTTCAGGAGGTCAGCAATGGAGGTTTATCTGTGTCCAGAGTTATCCAAGGATAAACTTTGTACAGCAGCTACATCCTGATACATCCACACCTCTCAGAGAGAACCATTTTCCAGCTCCCACTCTTAACACTTCTTCCCAATTTGTAATGCAGGAAAGAATTCCTCCTGCACTGCACGCTGAAGGCAGGTCCCAACCGTAGGAATGTTACACAATTCAGGTGGTCTTCTTCATAAAAAGACACCAAGGTattatttcctttccagaaaACTCCTCTTTAAAGCTTTCCGTGAGCTCTTAATTTCctgtaaaagtaaaaacaaacagaagaaactgtAATTAATAACAACCGCTGGACGCTATTATTCAGTTGTATTGTGTTCCTATATAAATCATGTTGTGCTTACTGTACACCATCAGCACATCGTTTTATCCCAATATATATCAGTATTTCAGCAAAATGCAGGGATGTTTAGAAGCAGCTTTTGCTGTTTAGTCTCACATGGTTGCCATTTTGCTGGAACAAatcttttccctccttccagcAGCAAATGAAGTCATTGTGCATTAACAGACAGCACCAGAGTCTTTGCAAATGATGTTTTCTGCTTGAGGACAAACGGCAGTCCTGCCATGGGAGGAGTTAGTGTGgttgcttgctttttgtttcgGGCAAACAGAAGTAGATCATGAACCTCTCTTTGgtattaaattttaaaatgccttaATTACCATTCAGTACTTCTTggatgaaagaggaaaagtttTCACCGAAATAGAGAATTGATGTTTCACATTTGCATCCTGCTGTTTCTGCGTGGTGGGCTAGCTAGTAGTCATCTGTATCAGCTTTTTGAAAATGGAGGCATGTGGGTTTTCTCCATAAAACGTGCTCATTACGCCAAGCTGTCTGAACTTATAAGCTATTGTATTTGTCATTTTGCTCAGTGGAATCACTATTTAGATTGCCATtttattaatttgatttttctcacttcaaaaataaaagtaaccTCGGCTTTTCTTGTTACTCAAGGAACCATTTGGCTGTTCTTAATGGCAGAAAGTATCCAGTGAGATACTGAATCTCTGTTCCCTGAGAGCATGCAGGCAGTATCTGCCTGAAATATCAATGGTTAAGTCTGAAATCACATCTTCGGTACCGAGCATGGTCCTCAGCACTGAAAAGCCCTGAAGAAACAGCAGGCTGAATAAGGCTTGTTTAGCTCCCTTCGTGTGGGCATAGCTGGAGCTGCTTCTGGGCCATCATAAAATAACAGAGCTGAACAAAAGCAGTCTCTGCTTTAAGACTCTTTTGTAATTGGAAGCAGGCATCGCAAAGTCTTCATGCAATAGGTTCTACTTCTGTGGCAACAGCAGATCTGCGTTGATACAATTATTTACATAGATAAAATGATGCTTTTCCTCTTCGGTAGCATAAAAATGagcatttgaggaaaaaaagcaaaaccaaacccactCTTGCAATGGTGTGAGTGTTCTGTGAGGGGAAGAGTAAAGCCTCTGAGCTCCTGAAGCTGCTTTAATGCTTATCTGAGGGTTggttttctgcttgttttacaCCTTGTTTCAGCAGTTGTGTAATGAAAATCATATATTTAAATGAGAGATGCTCTGTAAGATTGGCAGAATTAAGCATTTAAAgatattctttactttttagTAGCGGTAAGGTTCTGTTCTGGACCATAAAGGAATGCATGTTTTCTTAGGGACTGGTTAATATATGCAGTCAGTATtagaaaatggaacaaaaaaagCTCCACATTCTTTGAGATTAAGGAGCATCCAATTTCCTTGGCCTGTATCACTCAAGTGCTTGTGGAAACTCAAGTCCAGGATCTATTCCTAAAACTTGGAAATAAAACAGTTGCTTAAGAGCTGTATAAAAATAACGTCTCATAGAAACTCGTGAAATTGTGAGAGAGGGCATTTTCTGGGAGCTGCGCGGTGAAGCAGGAGTACAAAGTTGGCGTTAAATAGGCCTTTGAAGGCTTCAGCCAATtctaagaagctgaaaaaaaagaaaaacctcataAATTGTCCCTCCGAACTTTTAGAGCTGTTAAGTAGGctgtaaaacataaataaataaataaaaaaggcacGCTGCTATCGATCAAAACAGCCTCTAGTGCGCATGCAGACACGGGGAAGTTAAGTGCGTTGGCTTTACCTTTCTAGCATACAAACAGCTTCCTCTTTGCCCCCCTTTGCTGACAGTCAGCCCCTCGCTTATTGCTGCCATTATCATAGCGGTAATGTGTAGgattaaaatgaaagcactaaagCTCATTAAggtcttggatttttttttttttttctttttatcccttCTCtcaaaattacagaaaaacaagggggaaaaataaaagcaggtcTCTTTGGAGAAGATGATACTGTTTCAAAAATGTGGATTAAGACCATACCCCCCACTCCCTTTTCTGAGGGCAGAATAGTTTTCTCCAGGTTCTGATTGTTTGATATCTTGCActtccctttcatttctggagccacagctgaaaacaatgtttttgcATATCAAAGGCTCCAGCGATCTGTCTGCAGAGAAGGGaatcctgctgccctgctccagccctcctcctcccatcccGGCCCGGGATGAAAGCAGAGGGGACCCGCTGGGTGTGCAGGTCCCACAGCACCAGCATGGGAGGCTTCATGGACACATGGCTCTGAAAAGAGCCATTAATTTcgagcagagcaggaaaaaaaaaaaaaaaaaggatggatTTGAGAGAGCGGGagctgaaattcatttttaaatgactttttgGTAACAAAAGTAAGGAGGGAACAGCCGAACGGCAGCTTTTCTGCTTATCTTCATTCGGAGCTGAATATTTTCATGAACTTTGCTGAACCATGTGGTTAAATTACTTTTGCTGGGACATTGTGTAGGCAGCAGTGTTACAGATAGCGGGGATGCCCGGACCTGCACCCGGACTTATCGCCGGGCTACAGCTCGTTCTGAAATGGTAAAAGCAATTTGCACTGCgtaaaagagaaaataccaaaaaaagaGAGTATTTCTTGTAACACGTGGTATCCAGCTGCCCTgccttaaggaaaataaaaaagccaaaagaaaaaaaaaaagttagaaaagcTGTAAGTTTTCCTAAAAAATGGTGCCAAAGAGATTTCTTCTCTCCAAGATGTGATAAAACCTGACTAAAGCCCAGACCTGGCACTTCAAGTCCCACAGTGCTTACTTTAATCCCCACCCACTGCTGGGATAACCAGGAGCTGGCTGCTAACCCCAACACAACAGGGCACAGGGACAACTTTCACCCCCTATTTTTAGGCTGTAAGGGACAAGAGCAGCTTTTAGTACTAGGTTATGTACATTGACAAGCCTAATGACTTGGCTTAACCTGTGCACTGAGACTGCAGAATTACCTCCGTATTTGTTAttatcagaaacaaaatgcacTTGAAATACCGCTGGACCCATCCAATGCACATGCTGCCAGGTTAGTTCTCAGAGGTCACGGCTCCTCTCAAATAGTTTCACCAAGTTTTCAACACAAGTTCCACGGTGCTAATCTGTCCTTAAAACAATGCAcatgctttggtttttttttaaagtgtattaCTCAGACTTAGTTGATAGTGACAGCAAAATGCTTTCTAAGCACCCTGTCTAGGAGCTGAAATTTCCACGATCATCATATTTCAGGAAGGTGCCCCACTCCTTTGTTCAGTGTGAGGCAGGCACAAGGTCCTCTGCTTGTCTTTTCCAGGGCTAAAGAATGCAGAGGTTTTCATTAAAGTGAGAGCGAGCTCTCCAGGTCTCTGTGTTTTGGTGAaacctgctttatttttttttcccctcttgttcCATAAggttttatttatctttttttgctTATCCCTCCCCCTCCATCTTGTGTGGTAGTTGAACATAATATTGCCTTTGTCCTTCTCATTCTCACGTGTCTTAAAAAcgaaaaatttattttgttcttcccTCTAATGGGATTGAATCTGACTCTGAAATGGGTTCCGGGTGGAAGCTGCACTTCGTGCCAAAGGTGAGCCAGGGCAGCGTCTGCTGCAGAGGACGGAGATCGACTACGAGTGGTTCAGTGGTAGCTTTCTGAAGTTCACTTTTAAAAGCCTTCCTGGCTTTGAGGATGTCGGCTCCAAGAGCCCCCGAGCAccgtgctgctgtgcagtgctgtgccctgcagggcCTGCCTGCTCCCATGGCTGGGGAGCGCGGTGCTCTGCATCGCAGTGCTCGCTCAGCTGGGCCAGGGATGGCTCCTGGGCTCTCTCGGGGAGCTGCTGTGGGGGTGAGGCATTTGCATGCTCTTGGAACGAGAGAACAGA
This region includes:
- the FLRT3 gene encoding leucine-rich repeat transmembrane protein FLRT3 isoform X1; this encodes MITVPWSVFLIWTKIGLLLDMAPYSVAAKPCPSVCRCDVGFIYCNDRDLTSIPTGIPEDATNLFLQNNQINNAGIPSELKNLRRVERIFLYHNSLDEFPTNLPKYVKELHLQENNIRTITYDSLSQIPYLEELHLDDNSVSAVSIEDGAFRDNIYLRLLFLSRNHLSTIPWGLPKTIEELRLDDNRISTISELSLQDLTNLKRLVLDGNLLNNHGLGDKVFMNLVNLTELSLVRNSLTAAPVNLPGTNLRKLYLQENHINHVPPNAFSYLRQLYRLDMSNNNLSNLPQGVFDDLDNITQLFLRNNPWHCGCKMKWVRDWLQSLPLKVNVRGLMCQAPEKVRGMAIKDLNAELFDCKDDMSTIQITTAVPNTLYPAQGHWPVSVTKQPDIKTPNLNKNYRTTASPVRKIITIFVKSVSTETIHISWKVALPMTALRLSWLKMGHSPAFGSITETIVTGDRSDYLLTALEPESPYRVCMVPMETSNIYLSDETPECIETETAPLKMYNPTTTLNREQEKEPYKNSSVPLAAIIGGAVALVALALLALVCWYVHRNGALFSRHCAYSKGRRRKDDYAEAGTKKDNSILEIRETSFQMIPITNDQVSKEEFVIHTIFPPNGMNLYKNSHSESSSNRSYRDSGIPDSDHSHS